In a genomic window of Flavobacterium lipolyticum:
- the rpsL gene encoding 30S ribosomal protein S12 translates to MPTIQQLVRTGRTQITKKSKSVALDSCPQRRGVCTRVYTTTPKKPNSAMRKVARVRLTNGNEVNAYIPGEGHNLQEHSIVLVRGGRVKDLPGVRYHIVRGALDTSGVAGRTQRRSKYGAKRPKEAKK, encoded by the coding sequence ATGCCAACAATTCAACAATTAGTAAGAACAGGAAGAACTCAGATCACTAAGAAGAGTAAATCGGTTGCTTTAGATTCTTGTCCTCAAAGAAGAGGGGTTTGTACGCGTGTTTACACTACTACACCAAAAAAACCAAACTCTGCAATGCGTAAAGTTGCGCGTGTACGTTTGACAAATGGTAATGAAGTGAATGCTTACATCCCTGGAGAAGGACACAATTTACAAGAGCACTCGATAGTATTAGTGCGAGGTGGAAGGGTAAAAGATTTACCAGGTGTTAGATATCATATCGTTCGTGGAGCGCTTGACACGTCAGGAGTTGCAGGAAGAACGCAAAGAAGATCTAAGTACGGTGCTAAACGCCCAAAAGAAGCAAAAAAGTAA